Proteins found in one Aneurinibacillus uraniidurans genomic segment:
- a CDS encoding iron-dependent peroxidase, with amino-acid sequence MVVNYIWEAIIKAEQNGGSPKDICFVVADVYSPYMEVNNVMLNTRVVEEQIEINPYYRFYDIFRDLFDPNNNEHMELRQQIFDILIHFLADIDRMQGMNKQEYYSRFVIHDMETGMFGDSCREKSKLFSQAEKEVIAANLLRLYETGEALHLFKDTVRKLFKNSILYANQEGKDELLLYIGQTETSAARDKLTLLETIFLPLPFHTEVYWGNHFGIIDVEETMQIDSIALY; translated from the coding sequence ATTGTCGTGAACTATATCTGGGAAGCGATCATAAAAGCAGAACAGAACGGGGGCAGCCCAAAAGATATCTGCTTCGTTGTCGCTGACGTGTACTCTCCTTATATGGAAGTAAACAACGTCATGCTCAATACCCGGGTTGTGGAAGAGCAGATCGAGATTAACCCGTATTATCGCTTTTATGACATCTTCCGGGACTTATTCGATCCGAACAACAACGAACATATGGAACTGCGCCAGCAGATCTTTGATATTCTCATTCATTTCCTCGCCGACATTGATCGGATGCAAGGGATGAACAAGCAGGAGTACTACAGCAGATTTGTCATTCATGACATGGAGACCGGAATGTTCGGGGATAGCTGTCGGGAGAAGAGTAAGCTATTCAGCCAGGCTGAGAAGGAAGTCATTGCCGCTAACCTGCTGCGGCTGTATGAAACGGGAGAAGCGCTGCATTTGTTCAAGGATACGGTACGCAAGTTATTCAAGAACTCAATTTTGTACGCCAATCAGGAAGGGAAAGATGAGTTGCTTCTCTATATCGGGCAGACTGAAACGAGCGCAGCGAGAGACAAGCTGACATTGCTTGAGACGATTTTTCTTCCGCTTCCGTTTCATACAGAGGTGTACTGGGGGAATCATTTCGGAATTATTGATGTGGAAGAAACGATGCAGATCGACAGCATCGCATTGTACTGA
- a CDS encoding J domain-containing protein, protein MKNYYEILGVSRQASADEIRKAYRKLAKRYHPDVNGGSSEAEAMFKDVNEAYRTLHDESLRQAYDDRLDGRKNPNPGFTGSSSSKTESRQYSHVDQGFDMEDVGKSFERFFGFNPKTKERVSHDKKADNPFDTTDLFEQFFRVKKK, encoded by the coding sequence ATGAAAAATTACTATGAAATTCTGGGAGTTTCCAGACAGGCTTCCGCAGATGAGATCAGAAAAGCATACCGTAAGCTGGCCAAGCGGTACCATCCTGATGTTAATGGTGGAAGCAGCGAAGCAGAAGCAATGTTTAAAGATGTGAACGAGGCATATCGGACATTGCATGATGAATCACTTCGGCAGGCATATGATGATCGACTTGATGGCAGGAAGAACCCGAATCCTGGCTTTACAGGCAGCTCAAGCAGCAAAACAGAATCCCGTCAATACTCCCATGTCGATCAGGGATTTGATATGGAGGATGTGGGGAAAAGCTTTGAGCGTTTTTTTGGTTTTAACCCTAAAACAAAGGAACGGGTATCTCACGACAAGAAAGCAGACAATCCGTTTGATACAACAGATTTGTTTGAGCAATTTTTTCGCGTCAAGAAAAAGTAA
- a CDS encoding molecular chaperone, with the protein MSYSYKLHLHKNGQKEERSTMRYTRSELEDMTTFQLRNICYKEKLVKGLINTLDREALIQTILRFKSAEESLLIDERQEGGFKKVEDVLRQYLQTPLSGGGEIKIPARMMIYTGLRIDRLDQYRVEGAGSLTDSNVLIVNDHMELCGILHLVRDEVDGSCYLTTKNEVEIRRTTNKNYSLLFFRKQDSEYIYRAYYNDATMPPANLHYYKIPIADLEFRELEQTETVLAIDFGTSNTTAGAFLDNHYVSTPCSNDLLNGRIQLGSINFVTFPDRTGKDVEWIEILPTVVAVADCADPKHVTYHFGYEALKYMRKNGYSGHASVFHGIKRWVNRYRKTEEVMDGHGNTAFVKRSDILQAYMLYVIQTAEHQFKCRFKNLHISSPVKLKTQFLDMFTNILPEYHIESDNALDEGMAVLFNTIAAQIEKNQFLDGEEYKALVIDCGGGTTDLSSCRFRIEDGRISYKIDIHTNYENGDTNFGGNNITYRIMQFMKIIFAEYYSTGRVRTDMDILIPVPSTDIFRHVDECGVQAVYEAFDAAYGEAENIIPTRFTEYENRTRDEYQRVKNNFYFLWEIAEEMKKEFFQKTGILRNRFYAESEHRREHDLKITPVDRWFLSVRENGRFTDRYECPDVVFTITEINQLIRADIYEIVRKFLEGFYEEGKLQEYVIIKLTGQSCRIDVFREALKEFVPGRSIEFRQKADDTGKVPDLKLACLRGAIRYVSARKAGAIEASITNHAPLVPYSVTAFTHNQREKVLIQNHEKLSQVQGFISRPISVSEVELYVNGSDGQRRYPYTYRNRSEEYRAVQYEDIAAMYGSNIPQEDTDSIGNGEVRFFVFARPDHWGFHVVPVSRQNEQLYVGKKAFVAFEADLSELDYFDGWK; encoded by the coding sequence ATGAGCTATTCATATAAGCTGCATTTGCATAAAAACGGGCAAAAAGAAGAGCGAAGCACGATGCGGTATACGCGAAGTGAACTGGAGGATATGACGACTTTTCAGCTTCGCAACATTTGTTATAAAGAGAAGCTGGTGAAAGGCTTGATTAACACACTGGATCGGGAAGCGCTCATTCAGACGATTCTACGATTCAAAAGTGCGGAGGAAAGTCTGTTAATCGATGAGCGTCAGGAAGGCGGATTCAAGAAAGTAGAAGACGTCCTACGGCAGTATTTGCAAACCCCGCTGTCTGGGGGCGGAGAAATTAAAATTCCAGCTCGCATGATGATCTATACCGGCTTACGGATTGATCGCCTCGATCAATACCGGGTAGAAGGGGCCGGTAGTCTGACGGATTCGAATGTACTGATCGTGAACGACCATATGGAACTGTGCGGCATTTTGCATCTCGTACGGGATGAAGTGGATGGTAGCTGTTATCTCACCACAAAGAATGAAGTAGAAATTCGCCGGACCACCAACAAAAACTACAGCCTGCTTTTTTTCCGCAAGCAGGATTCGGAATACATATACCGGGCGTACTACAACGATGCCACGATGCCACCTGCTAATCTGCATTACTATAAAATCCCGATTGCCGATCTGGAATTCCGGGAGCTTGAGCAAACAGAAACGGTATTGGCGATTGACTTCGGAACATCCAATACGACAGCCGGAGCCTTTCTCGACAATCACTACGTTTCCACACCGTGCAGCAACGATCTGCTTAATGGACGCATTCAGCTCGGTAGCATCAACTTCGTCACATTTCCTGACCGGACAGGCAAAGATGTGGAATGGATTGAGATTTTGCCGACGGTAGTCGCTGTAGCGGATTGTGCCGACCCGAAGCACGTCACGTACCACTTTGGCTATGAAGCGCTGAAATATATGCGGAAAAATGGCTACAGCGGTCATGCCAGTGTATTCCATGGCATCAAGCGATGGGTGAATCGATATCGGAAAACCGAGGAAGTCATGGACGGACACGGCAACACCGCCTTCGTAAAGCGAAGCGATATCCTGCAGGCATACATGCTGTATGTCATTCAAACGGCGGAGCATCAATTCAAGTGCCGGTTCAAAAATTTACACATTTCAAGTCCGGTCAAGCTGAAAACACAGTTTCTAGACATGTTCACTAACATTCTGCCGGAATACCACATCGAGTCCGACAATGCTCTTGATGAAGGAATGGCGGTGCTGTTCAATACGATTGCCGCTCAGATTGAGAAAAATCAGTTTCTCGATGGCGAAGAGTATAAGGCACTGGTCATTGATTGTGGGGGCGGGACAACAGACCTGTCATCGTGCCGCTTTCGCATTGAGGATGGACGAATTTCGTATAAGATCGACATTCACACCAACTATGAAAACGGAGATACGAACTTCGGCGGCAACAACATCACGTACCGGATCATGCAATTCATGAAAATCATCTTTGCAGAGTACTACAGCACCGGACGGGTACGGACGGACATGGACATTCTGATTCCCGTGCCGAGTACCGACATTTTCCGGCATGTAGATGAGTGTGGGGTACAGGCGGTATATGAAGCGTTTGATGCGGCTTATGGAGAAGCAGAGAACATCATTCCGACTCGCTTTACCGAATACGAGAATCGGACACGGGATGAATACCAGCGTGTGAAAAATAACTTCTATTTCCTGTGGGAAATCGCAGAAGAGATGAAAAAAGAGTTCTTCCAAAAGACAGGTATCCTGCGCAACCGCTTCTACGCAGAGAGTGAGCACCGGCGCGAACATGATCTGAAGATTACCCCGGTAGACCGCTGGTTTTTATCCGTCCGGGAGAATGGACGCTTTACGGATCGGTATGAGTGCCCGGATGTTGTGTTTACGATTACGGAAATTAATCAGCTGATTCGGGCCGACATTTATGAGATCGTCCGCAAGTTCCTTGAAGGCTTCTATGAGGAAGGGAAGCTTCAGGAATACGTGATCATCAAGCTGACCGGCCAGTCGTGCCGCATCGATGTGTTCCGGGAAGCGCTCAAGGAATTCGTACCGGGGCGAAGCATCGAGTTCCGGCAGAAGGCGGATGACACAGGCAAGGTGCCGGACCTAAAGCTTGCCTGCCTGCGCGGAGCGATCCGGTATGTGAGCGCCCGAAAAGCAGGGGCCATTGAAGCAAGCATCACGAATCATGCCCCGCTCGTTCCGTACTCGGTGACGGCCTTTACCCATAATCAGCGGGAGAAAGTGCTCATCCAGAACCACGAGAAGCTCAGTCAAGTTCAGGGCTTCATCTCCCGCCCGATCAGTGTATCCGAAGTCGAGCTGTATGTGAATGGGAGTGATGGACAGAGGCGGTATCCGTATACGTACCGGAATCGGTCGGAAGAGTATCGAGCGGTACAGTATGAAGACATTGCGGCGATGTATGGGTCGAACATTCCGCAGGAGGATACGGACTCGATTGGAAACGGAGAGGTCCGGTTCTTCGTGTTCGCCAGACCGGATCACTGGGGCTTCCACGTTGTCCCTGTGTCCCGGCAGAATGAGCAGTTGTATGTAGGAAAGAAAGCGTTCGTCGCATTTGAGGCAGACTTGTCCGAGCTTGATTACTTTGATGGATGGAAGTAA
- a CDS encoding normocyte-binding protein — MKEIVLDRLQKIEDLEQRKLLKNIMTGVFLPLVEYQEEMNRKLEERVFQQVAETEERYDIYTTVCPRDELDPLHEFLYPMLQQDLERTLPDLASIRAGLGKKKEVKLLTVFLACEFLKVRELIERPRVFGGKLVTTQGTRNIQVRLRQNRAYIQEIEALHTIFQQNGVMWKTINHPYAYKFFDMLLISCEGEIAEEEEIIEISVHLEEYEPYKKIDMIPLWNIECLTLKNLGFPVPADDRVNFEHVLSVRKTGTEHGYLVDGDETSIRYSKRTPEEITIVSPCEKSGTWDVRKITQPTQGGISSRQAYALLSNKKRKDRFLDGFASKQAAVVRARGEIMRIIHSFEAADCFELTHIEVGTMSDRVAETYNMNPFLLDAIRLESEKKTIRLHFTAHTENHFILHDMMSFLVSEVQMYFPDYKCEGVLS, encoded by the coding sequence ATGAAAGAGATTGTCCTTGATCGATTGCAGAAAATCGAAGATCTCGAACAACGCAAGCTACTAAAAAACATCATGACAGGTGTTTTTTTGCCGCTTGTCGAGTATCAGGAAGAAATGAACCGCAAGCTAGAGGAGCGAGTTTTTCAGCAAGTAGCTGAAACCGAGGAGCGCTACGACATTTATACAACAGTATGCCCGCGGGATGAGCTTGATCCGCTTCATGAATTTTTGTATCCGATGCTTCAGCAAGACCTTGAGAGGACACTGCCCGATCTCGCAAGCATCCGGGCCGGACTGGGCAAGAAGAAAGAAGTCAAATTACTGACCGTATTTTTAGCATGTGAGTTTCTGAAAGTGCGCGAGCTTATCGAGCGTCCTAGAGTATTCGGAGGCAAACTCGTAACCACACAGGGGACGCGAAACATTCAAGTTCGCCTGCGGCAGAACCGGGCGTACATTCAGGAAATCGAAGCGCTGCATACGATTTTTCAGCAGAATGGCGTTATGTGGAAAACAATCAATCATCCATACGCCTATAAATTTTTTGATATGCTGCTGATCAGCTGTGAAGGAGAGATTGCAGAGGAAGAGGAGATTATCGAAATCAGTGTGCATCTAGAAGAATACGAACCGTACAAAAAAATTGATATGATCCCACTCTGGAACATCGAATGCCTCACCTTAAAAAACCTCGGCTTCCCGGTTCCGGCCGATGACAGGGTGAATTTTGAGCATGTGCTGTCGGTACGCAAGACCGGGACGGAGCATGGCTATCTCGTAGACGGAGACGAGACAAGCATCCGGTACAGCAAGCGGACACCAGAAGAAATCACGATCGTCTCGCCCTGTGAAAAATCCGGTACGTGGGACGTGCGCAAAATCACACAGCCGACCCAGGGCGGAATAAGTAGCAGACAGGCATATGCGCTTCTATCCAACAAAAAAAGAAAAGACCGTTTCCTTGACGGCTTTGCCAGTAAACAGGCAGCCGTAGTCAGAGCCAGGGGAGAAATCATGCGAATCATTCATTCCTTTGAAGCGGCAGACTGCTTCGAGTTGACCCATATCGAGGTTGGCACGATGTCGGATCGAGTCGCGGAAACGTATAACATGAACCCGTTTCTCCTCGATGCCATTCGGCTAGAAAGCGAGAAAAAAACCATCCGGCTTCATTTTACAGCACATACAGAAAATCACTTCATTCTGCACGATATGATGAGCTTTCTTGTCTCCGAAGTACAGATGTATTTTCCTGATTACAAGTGTGAAGGGGTATTGTCGTGA
- a CDS encoding membrane-associated protease 1 translates to MGFKLHIEGAETIELGMDNIMTVTYDTDTPDDSNARSTDVGATLRITGKIITATDGDNADDTMKLALWSLVPAEKADCYRKATLEVIAADQVIRKIHFPNAFVVDYTERFGDTEGVGTFTLFIKQKKDKTEMAKIEGGYAV, encoded by the coding sequence ATGGGTTTCAAACTCCACATTGAAGGAGCCGAAACAATCGAGCTAGGAATGGACAACATCATGACGGTAACATACGACACAGATACACCGGATGATTCAAACGCACGATCCACAGATGTGGGTGCTACGCTCAGAATTACAGGCAAGATCATCACAGCAACAGATGGCGATAACGCTGACGATACAATGAAGCTTGCCCTGTGGTCACTCGTTCCGGCTGAGAAGGCCGATTGTTACCGCAAAGCCACGCTTGAAGTGATTGCGGCGGATCAAGTAATCCGAAAAATTCACTTCCCGAATGCATTCGTAGTTGATTATACAGAACGATTTGGAGATACCGAGGGTGTAGGTACCTTCACACTGTTCATTAAGCAGAAAAAAGACAAAACCGAAATGGCCAAAATCGAAGGCGGCTACGCTGTCTAA
- a CDS encoding FHA domain-containing protein, with protein MKQKASFWLRTDTTDVGTERARQIKIVDRMILIVILAALIYIYFINEHNGIKIVATLFFIALLAVYAVKKYEYIEYQEEISSEITKLVLLDEEGEHVREWPIQGMTSLLIGKGSKQNEVDIDLSKTEYASLISKQHAVLNYSAGCWYIEDIDSKNGTGIQKAHTDQKSKLQDHSPHPIGAGDTIYIANTRIMLT; from the coding sequence ATGAAGCAGAAAGCCAGCTTTTGGCTGCGTACAGATACAACGGATGTTGGCACAGAGCGAGCACGCCAGATTAAGATCGTGGATCGTATGATTTTGATCGTGATACTAGCTGCACTTATCTACATCTATTTTATAAACGAACATAACGGAATCAAAATTGTAGCAACACTCTTTTTCATCGCGCTGCTTGCTGTGTATGCCGTGAAAAAATATGAATATATCGAGTACCAGGAAGAAATCAGCAGCGAAATTACGAAGCTTGTTCTCTTAGATGAAGAAGGAGAACATGTACGCGAGTGGCCGATCCAGGGGATGACCTCTCTATTAATTGGCAAAGGCTCAAAGCAAAACGAAGTAGATATTGATCTATCAAAAACCGAATATGCATCACTTATCAGCAAGCAGCATGCCGTGCTGAATTATTCTGCCGGCTGCTGGTATATCGAAGACATCGATTCAAAGAATGGGACTGGAATTCAGAAAGCTCATACCGATCAAAAAAGCAAGCTGCAGGACCATTCACCGCATCCGATTGGTGCCGGGGATACGATTTACATAGCGAATACACGAATCATGCTTACATAA
- a CDS encoding PP2C family protein-serine/threonine phosphatase, translating into MRKDNSEFQTSFLSEAGTLLTNKDYFAFIELDGKACWVLAQGLDSDREIESAEIAVKSVLGNFMNRPTMSRFRIKKYIQQAHRLLQEESVRVRLKASLIMVVTDYSRMIWAGAGNTRMYHFRNGRLNLRSKDQSLAQTMADREEIFPDKIDEHEERGNLLEYLGKPDEFKPFVSQKYKLVDGDVILLGTSGLWQEVNNSEMLDAAEEAQEPAQLVDTLEEVLLSKQKQTIQNYTAAAIFVKKVYKEDPTKKIRLIKRIALILFVLLLTGGGALVYQIKAAERQAEAVSSMLEHDKNGDAFIKDGEYAKALKEYSEARNAAIKVKDKVHTQLIGRKLSITELITDGDTFVKDGDYVKAISKYEKAKKAIEGRKDFNEKELDEKINNCRSFAQILGWIKDGDMKAEKQDYVGARTLYLKAKKAAVTASFANGEKEAKTKLEEVEGKLTELEREKKQLDAEKLEKKGDKSLAEEDFEGAIQSYSLAQEVYQDIDMLEKVLGMERKITKAEEKLNPVPKGGAPAAEAGAEAAQEPPPAPASPAPAAKGGAK; encoded by the coding sequence ATGAGAAAAGACAACAGTGAGTTTCAGACATCCTTTCTGTCTGAAGCTGGTACATTGCTGACAAACAAAGACTACTTTGCTTTTATCGAGCTCGACGGCAAAGCCTGCTGGGTGCTGGCACAAGGGCTGGATTCAGACCGGGAGATCGAAAGCGCGGAGATTGCGGTCAAAAGTGTACTCGGGAATTTTATGAACCGACCTACTATGTCGCGGTTCAGAATTAAGAAATACATACAACAGGCGCACCGCTTGCTGCAGGAGGAGAGCGTGCGGGTGCGGCTTAAAGCAAGTCTGATTATGGTCGTCACCGACTATTCTAGAATGATCTGGGCCGGGGCGGGGAATACGCGGATGTATCACTTTCGCAATGGACGGTTGAATCTCCGCAGCAAGGATCAGAGTTTGGCACAAACAATGGCAGATCGGGAAGAAATCTTCCCGGATAAAATTGACGAACATGAAGAACGGGGCAATCTGCTTGAATACCTGGGCAAGCCGGATGAGTTCAAGCCGTTCGTATCCCAGAAATACAAGCTTGTGGACGGGGATGTGATTCTCCTTGGCACATCTGGACTATGGCAGGAAGTAAATAACAGCGAAATGCTTGACGCAGCAGAAGAAGCACAGGAACCCGCGCAGCTCGTTGATACACTCGAAGAAGTCTTGCTCAGCAAGCAAAAGCAAACCATCCAAAACTATACGGCGGCTGCTATTTTCGTCAAGAAAGTATACAAAGAAGATCCGACGAAAAAAATCAGGCTTATCAAGCGCATTGCCCTCATCCTGTTTGTTTTGCTGCTGACAGGCGGTGGGGCTCTTGTGTACCAGATAAAAGCAGCAGAACGCCAGGCCGAAGCAGTATCCAGTATGCTGGAGCATGACAAAAACGGCGATGCTTTCATTAAGGATGGAGAGTATGCCAAAGCTTTGAAAGAATACAGCGAAGCACGGAATGCGGCAATCAAAGTTAAAGATAAAGTACATACCCAGCTGATCGGAAGAAAGCTGAGTATAACTGAGCTGATTACAGACGGTGACACGTTCGTTAAAGATGGCGACTACGTAAAAGCGATTAGCAAATATGAAAAAGCAAAGAAGGCAATCGAGGGGCGCAAAGACTTTAATGAGAAAGAGCTGGATGAGAAGATAAACAACTGTCGTTCCTTCGCCCAGATTTTAGGCTGGATAAAAGATGGTGACATGAAGGCGGAAAAGCAAGATTACGTAGGTGCTAGAACCCTCTACTTGAAAGCGAAAAAAGCTGCGGTTACCGCTTCCTTTGCCAACGGTGAAAAAGAAGCGAAGACAAAGCTGGAAGAAGTCGAAGGAAAGCTGACTGAGCTTGAACGGGAAAAGAAGCAGCTTGATGCCGAGAAGCTGGAGAAGAAGGGAGACAAAAGCTTAGCGGAGGAAGACTTCGAAGGAGCGATCCAATCGTATTCTCTTGCTCAAGAAGTGTATCAGGATATCGACATGCTAGAGAAAGTGCTAGGCATGGAGCGGAAAATTACAAAAGCAGAAGAAAAGCTTAACCCGGTTCCAAAGGGAGGGGCACCAGCAGCGGAAGCAGGAGCAGAAGCCGCCCAAGAACCACCGCCTGCACCAGCAAGCCCTGCGCCAGCTGCAAAGGGAGGAGCCAAGTAA
- a CDS encoding FHA domain-containing protein — protein MSLARCANGHMFSTRKHGSTCPYCNISVEAGAKNEGRRMMMAEEDEKTMPYLGEMDGIEPVTGWLVCIEGPQLGQDYRIMAEKNFIGRAEEMHIQIIGDNAISRRNHAVIVYDPKKRNFYLLPGDASGLAYHNNEAVYSPVELTAYDVLELGRSKFIFIPLCGAHFEWEGNGGTE, from the coding sequence ATGAGTTTGGCACGATGCGCAAATGGACACATGTTTAGTACAAGAAAACACGGCAGTACATGCCCCTATTGCAACATCTCGGTAGAAGCAGGCGCGAAGAATGAAGGAAGAAGAATGATGATGGCAGAGGAAGATGAAAAAACGATGCCATACCTCGGGGAAATGGACGGAATCGAGCCGGTGACCGGCTGGCTTGTTTGCATAGAAGGACCGCAGCTCGGTCAGGATTATCGCATTATGGCGGAGAAGAACTTTATCGGCCGGGCGGAGGAGATGCACATTCAGATCATCGGTGATAACGCGATATCAAGACGAAATCATGCGGTAATCGTCTACGATCCGAAAAAACGGAACTTTTATTTGCTGCCGGGAGACGCCTCCGGTCTTGCTTACCACAATAACGAAGCCGTGTACTCTCCGGTAGAGCTAACCGCGTATGACGTACTAGAGCTTGGCAGAAGCAAGTTTATTTTTATTCCGTTGTGCGGTGCTCACTTCGAGTGGGAAGGCAATGGCGGTACCGAGTGA
- a CDS encoding PP2C family protein-serine/threonine phosphatase, translated as MAVPSDKHNGKAGIGMGMIGVFIIILLVLWYIRQRLLMEEPKQMLQIGNGQTIGRRAEQDDYFATATTPLGTIAVLADGISGLANGRLASTIAVDVFIQEFQKLTSIEQIESFFARASRLSNSEIIHTLRGTKGGTTIVAAVIADGYLYWGAVGDSLIKIFRNQDFMTVNQKHVLQSVLHEQYLARQITKQDVLNNPLKHRLINYIGYEGFKNIEIGQQPLALYKGDKVILCSDGVYNSITEIEMAYILAEAASPYDAAQNIIEVIDCKKLRNQDNATIVIVEDGEQGYG; from the coding sequence ATGGCGGTACCGAGTGATAAACATAATGGGAAAGCAGGAATTGGGATGGGCATGATCGGTGTGTTTATCATTATTCTTCTTGTTTTATGGTACATAAGGCAGCGCTTGCTGATGGAGGAACCGAAGCAGATGCTCCAGATTGGGAATGGACAAACGATTGGCAGGCGTGCGGAACAGGATGATTATTTCGCAACTGCGACAACTCCACTTGGCACGATAGCCGTGCTTGCTGATGGAATCAGTGGGCTGGCCAATGGCAGGCTGGCCAGTACGATCGCGGTAGATGTATTCATCCAGGAGTTCCAAAAGCTGACTAGCATCGAACAGATCGAGAGCTTCTTTGCCCGCGCTTCTCGTCTAAGCAACAGTGAGATTATTCACACCCTGCGCGGAACGAAAGGGGGAACAACGATTGTAGCGGCGGTAATCGCAGACGGTTACTTGTACTGGGGAGCGGTTGGCGACAGTCTGATCAAGATTTTTCGCAATCAGGACTTCATGACTGTGAATCAGAAGCATGTGCTGCAATCGGTGCTGCATGAGCAATACCTGGCCAGACAGATCACAAAGCAGGACGTACTCAATAATCCGCTGAAGCACAGGTTAATCAATTACATCGGCTACGAAGGCTTTAAAAACATTGAAATCGGCCAGCAGCCGCTTGCTTTGTACAAAGGTGATAAGGTCATTTTGTGCAGTGACGGTGTGTACAACAGCATAACAGAAATCGAGATGGCATACATTCTCGCGGAGGCTGCCTCTCCGTATGATGCAGCACAGAACATTATTGAAGTCATTGACTGTAAAAAACTGCGGAATCAGGATAACGCAACGATTGTCATTGTAGAAGATGGAGAGCAGGGATACGGATGA